Proteins from one Anopheles nili chromosome 2, idAnoNiliSN_F5_01, whole genome shotgun sequence genomic window:
- the LOC128730037 gene encoding neuronal growth regulator 1-like: MALPQSSISVSKELHSKQEAVESPTDDYDEDYDDDEDVPSQEKPEISDNALLGTNLLTKSYVEKARPSEQVTLKCEVSNPTSQTIILWYYKDKPIFQHRAKLTSDPRYTLNTDFSLQIDNVQLVDEGPYSCQLLPNNKTIKIELQLLTPPRDVHIMHGNKIINDSVEVHQRDRKFILFCSAKGHPTPQTTWSYRGRHLDEEYSRQIGIVLRKEFLEFHEVKINHAGDYECLAQNGMGNPVTRTVTVVVKDDSSEELEDDDAESSNVTAPLDKGSPVIHKHSGYINTAIGENVEMVCLYESNPAPRKIKWFRDDELLQPVAGQTIITNDRHNHHDRTRLTLRNVQQKDLKAYYCKIENDLGDVASKTIIGMQPGGAHLVHSNYSSNGLLNTWWKVHSLQQITEMQVLYRGENTKYATVNAEYSSHDHNQDGYTWTIHKSIRLPQGVWYVTARARNTEGWTSAESLPHKFEVPDNIQVASIGGSSDGHRTLPVLPSVLLLLLVPFVKSLVY; this comes from the exons CTCTTCCACAATCTAGTATAAGCGTTTCCAAGGAGTTACACAGCAAGCAGGAAGCGGTCGAAAGCCCAACCGATGACTACGACGAGgactacgacgacgatgaagatgtGCCCTCGCAGGAGAAACCGGAGATTAGCGACAACGCCCTGCTGGGTACAAATCTGCTAACGAAAAGCTACGTCGAAAAGGCTCGTCCCAGCGAGCAGGTCACACTCAAGTGCGAAGTCAGCAATCCAACAA GCCAAACCATCATCTTGTGGTATTACAAGGACAAACCCATCTTCCAACACAGGGCGAAGTTGACGTCCGATCCTCGGTACACGCTCAATACCGATTTCTCACTTCAGATCGACAACGTGCAGCTGGTGGACGAGGGCCCCTACTCCTGCCAACTGCTGCCAAACAACAAGACTATCAAAATCGAGCTACAACTGTTGAC TCCACCACGAGATGTTCACATTATGCACGGTAACAAAATCATCAACGATTCGGTGGAAGTTCACCAGCGCGACCGGAAGTTCATTCTCTTCTGCTCCGCTAAAGGACATCCGACGCCACAAACCACCTGGTCTTATCGT GGCCGCCATCTGGATGAAGAGTACAGCCGACAGATTGGTATCGTGCTGCGCAAAGAGTTCCTGGAATTCCATGAAGTGAAAATCAATCACGCTGGCGACTACGAGTGCTTGGCTCAGAATGGAATGGGTAATCCGGTCACCCGCACTGTGACGGTAGTAGTGAAAG ACGATTCATCGGAAGAGCTGGAGGACGATGACGCGGAATCATCTAATGTTACCGCACCGCTGGATAAAG GAAGTCCAGTCATCCACAAACACTCCGGATACATCAACACGGCCATCGGAGAGAACGTCGAGATGGTCTGCCTGTATGAGAGCAATCCGGCTCCCCGCAAGATCAAGTGGTTCCGGGACGATGAGCTACTGCAACCTGTAGCCGGGCAAACGATTATCACGAACGATCGTCACAACCATCACGATCGAACCCGGCTTACGCTCAGAAACGTTCAGCAAAAAGATCTGAAGGCGTACTACTGCAAAATCGAG AACGACCTAGGTGATGTGGCTTCCAAAACGATCATCGGAATGCAACCGGGTGGAGCGCATCTCGTCCACTCTAACTATTCCTCCAATGGACTGTTGAACACCTGGTGGAAAGTCCACAGTCTTCAGCAGATTACGGAAATGCAGGTGCTCTACCGAGGCGAAAAT ACCAAATACGCGACCGTGAACGCCGAATACTCGAGCCACGACCACAACCAAGACGGATACACCTGGAC GATTCACAAATCGATCCGACTGCCGCAGGGTGTGTGGTACGTGACGGCCCGGGCGCGCAACACCGAAGGTTGGACTAGCGCCGAAAGCCTACCGCACAAGTTCGAGGTTCCCGACAACATCCAGGTTGCCTCCATTGGTGGTTCTAGCGACGGCCACCGGACACTTCCGGTGTTGCCCAGTgtcctgctgttgttgttggtgccCTTCGTTAAGTCGCTAGTTTATTAA